The following are encoded together in the Pleurocapsa sp. FMAR1 genome:
- a CDS encoding type II toxin-antitoxin system VapB family antitoxin — protein sequence MRTNIVIDDQLMKEALALTGLKTKKEAVELGLKTLIQLRKQEKLKNYKGKLQWSGDLEQMRIN from the coding sequence ATGCGTACCAACATAGTCATTGATGATCAATTAATGAAAGAAGCTTTGGCACTAACTGGACTAAAGACTAAGAAAGAGGCTGTAGAACTCGGACTTAAAACTTTGATTCAATTGAGAAAACAAGAAAAGCTTAAAAATTACAAAGGTAAGCTTCAATGGTCAGGGGATCTCGAACAGATGAGAATTAATTAA